CGCGCCTCGGCGATCGGCAGGTCGCGCGCCGTGGCGTTGGCCAGGTCGTACAGCTCCGCCATGCGCGGCAGCGCCGACTCGCCACGGCCGACGAGCGCGGCGACCTCGCGCTTGCGCCGGGCGAGCTCGGCGTCGAGCTCCGCGGGCGCGAGCTCACCCAGCTGGAGCGGCAGCTTCACGCGCGCCGTGCGTGCTGCGAGCCGCGGCTCGGCTTCGTCCACCGCGCCGGGCAGCGCGGCGAGCACCGCGTCGGCGGCCTCGCGCCCCAGCACCCGCACCGCCTCGGCGCCGAGCCCGATGCTCTGGCCCGGGATCGCCAGGTCCATCAGGCCGCGCGTACGCGGGTCGACGTCGGCGTGGGCGCCGAGCAGGAATGGCGCGACCGCACCCGTGGCCGCCTCGATCGTCGCCGAGGCCGCGCCCGGCCAGTCGCCCGACACCTCGAGGTTGTCGTGGCCGCGCACCGTGCCGTGGCAGGAGTGCCGGAACAGGACCGCGATCGGCCGTCCGTCGGCCGCGGACACCCGAAGCACCTCGAGACCCGAGTCGATGGGCGCGTCCGCTGCGCGCCGGTTGCGCCCGATCTGCGCGCTCGTCTCCCGCCACGCCAATCGGGCCGGTTGCCGCCGCCGGAAGGCCTCGGCGGCGGCAGAGCGAATGCCGGCGAAAGCTGCCGCCGAGTGAGCCGGGACCGGTCTTCCCGCATTTGCTTCCGCGACGCCGGTGTCCGGTCCCGAGTGCGTGTGGGTGCAGGCGACCAGAATGGCGTCGACCGGCAGGCCTGTATCCGAGGCGATCGCCACCCGAAGGGCGTTCGCGCTCACTGTAGACATCAAGCAAAGCTCGGCGGAGACGACGAGGATAGAGTGATGCGCGAGAGACAGAGCCAGAGCGCGAGCGTAGATGCGGTCGGCGACGCCGGTCGCGGTTCCCACCCGGGCCCCGTACCCCATGAGCGGCACGCCGGCCTCGGGGGTGATGTCGATGCGCGCAGCGCCGGCGAGCAGCATGCGGGTGATTCCTGTCACAGTCTCGGCTGTAGGCAGCTGCACTATAGGCTGCGCAGGTCCGGTTTCGGAGGCGGGTTCTTGGACCAGGCTCGGAGGGGATGGGTGGCTGCGGCCACCGCGGCAGCTGTGTGGACGGGCGCGGTCTGCGCTGCGTCCGCAGGCGTGCTCCCCCACAGCCTGCTCTCGTTC
Above is a window of Myxococcota bacterium DNA encoding:
- a CDS encoding neutral/alkaline non-lysosomal ceramidase N-terminal domain-containing protein, with product MLLAGAARIDITPEAGVPLMGYGARVGTATGVADRIYARALALSLAHHSILVVSAELCLMSTVSANALRVAIASDTGLPVDAILVACTHTHSGPDTGVAEANAGRPVPAHSAAAFAGIRSAAAEAFRRRQPARLAWRETSAQIGRNRRAADAPIDSGLEVLRVSAADGRPIAVLFRHSCHGTVRGHDNLEVSGDWPGAASATIEAATGAVAPFLLGAHADVDPRTRGLMDLAIPGQSIGLGAEAVRVLGREAADAVLAALPGAVDEAEPRLAARTARVKLPLQLGELAPAELDAELARRKREVAALVGRGESALPRMAELYDLANATARDLPIAEARERIAAVRGYIRDRTAPFFVPEQARQAEVEVQLLAIGRARLLALPLEPTSAVGLDWRARVGAHGLGLVIGIGNGWLRYLPHAKDLAHPLAHQHYEVLNAVFAAGACEALLSAGHALARELA